The genomic interval GTTCGAAGATCCCATCATCCTCGACCACTGGAGGAAGCTCCACCTCCGGATAGGGAACTCGAGCCCAGGCAGCCGGAGCCGCCAGCAGGCCAATGAACAGCAATGAGAATCGGATGCACTTCATTTCAGATTTAACGACCAGAAGGTCCCCGCGACATCTTTAAATAGTCCCCAACCATATCgtgcaaattaatgaaaaatagTTAATGAAACCAATCTCGCCATTTTGACCATTATCTGCAAAACAATACAATATTGGTCTTATCTATTCACGTGAAGCGTCGAAGTGTGCGGATTTATACGGCGTACGTAGACTCATTCATTCGAACTTAATTGCTTTGAGACACTTAGTGCTTCAATTATTTTGTGGACAAGTGGGGAAGTTAAGGGAATTACCCAAACAACGCAGATAATTTGTACCTACAAAAATAGAATGAGTTTTTTACACGTTTCAACCAAAAGTATATTTTTAGCGTACTTCTGGTATTACAATTCATATCTTATCCAAAAATTTGGAGTACTGGTTTTTAGGACTTCACAAGGTAATTACTTCTAAAACACTTTTGGTTTAAGAATGTAGGTATTAAGATCTCCATGCATTTTTTTAGTTTgccatattttcatttcaaatataatatacattaTAATTAATCCAGCTCATTTTCATCCCAGTTATGACATTTTCGCCAATCAACAGTCATTTATGATTGGCCATTTAAACTAGCAGTTGATGAGCTACAGAGACCGTCTGACGCCTAATTAAGTTATTTAATCAGCAGTTAAGGCGAGTGCTCTGCCTCAGGTTCTCCTTTCAGTTAGcaataatttataatcaaCAAGTAATTAAGGCTTATGGCCACAGCACGATTCGAATTTATGGTAGCGGTTGGAATTTCCTAGGCCTTTCAAGGATATCGAGAAATTTTAACGTATGAACTGGGCTGGACTGGGAGACTGGGGTAAACTGGTCCCAAAAGAGCCATGGGAAGTGCTCGTTAATCATTATCTGGCGCCACCTAGCGGCAGCTCCCCGCCCTCTGAGGTCATTTATCTATATCGAATCAATTAGCGAACACCTTGAAGCCTTCGTTGctgaaaatggggaaaaggcATGGCAGCCACGTTCTCCTTTGTACGGATTTCCTTTCGTCCTTGCTACGTGCCAATTTGGCTCGTTTTGTTCGCTCATTCGTAAATCTAAACAAATCATCAATTTTCACAAATTATACGCGATACCCATCTGCGCTGTCCCGGCTTCTGGTTGTTTCTCCGTATCCGTCCAAGTTACCGTATCCGGCTGAGGGTCCTTTTCCTTGGGATTGGGGACTAATTGCCCGTCTATCTGCTTTCGCTGCTTTTCCTGCCATGCGACGCTGTTCATTTTACATTCCATTAATTAATGTCAATGGCCGACGAACTTTGACATATTGAGCTCTATTTTATATCCCTCTTGATGTCTCCAATAGGGACTTCATTGGGTTCGAATAATGGAGCGCTTACTGTAAGATAAGTGTTTGCTTGATTGAATTCGGTCCGCAATTTGTGGAAACGTCGCATTTCAAATTATATACCTGAAAACCCCCGTAGGCTGTTACTTTCATAATTGCATAATTAGTAGAGAATGATGTAATTGTTGTTGAccatttatttgaattatttaaattatttaactcTTTATCTTATTTGCCAAATGGAATTCCGCTCATTGAGCTAGGGAAAGTCTGTCTCAATCAAACACATTTCACCGAGGCCTTCCTTTAGATTTATCTTTCTCTCCTCACGTCATAAATTATCGTTTCAAATTTATGAGTTTCCAATCAATATTAATTGCCCAACATATACTTCAGAGgccatttcatttgccacCTGACACAGGGAGCAAGTATTTAACTTAAATCGCTTTCACCGCACACACGATTTCATCCTATCGCACGACAAACAGGCATAAAATACTTAAATGAAAAGCGGAAATCGAGTAAAAAAGCACGCAATTTAATCCGAATTTTAGTCGATCTGACACATTGCATTGAGGAGCTTCGCACCATTTAAAGGTCCCAGCCCTTGATAAATGGCCCTTATTAATAACATACGTGTGGGCGTGTTCTGTATCTCCGAGGGTGTGTTCGAATCCATATACTGTATATACTGAGATACCTTTGATTGATAAGGCTGCCTAAGCGTGTTTGCCTAAGGCTGAAAGGGGAGGGGAAAGGTGGCACGAGGTGGCAAACGGTGAACGGGGAGGGGCTAACGAATGAACGAGCGATTTTGCACCTTTTCAACAGGTTTCCCGGCCCTCTTATGTTCAGGCAAATTGAAAACGGGCAGTCAATAAAGCTGTAGACAGTCAGACATGCCCAAGGGCTAGACCAGGATCCTTTGAATGGATACATTTGCATTAGGGTGAACGAAATCTTACCAATACAAGACGACTCTTACGAATTGttactaatttttttttgttagaaCTTTAAAAAAGTGCGAAACGGAGTATGCGATTTCttatggaaataaaaatatatgggggtaaaagtaaaaaaaaaacgtagtTTAAAATAAGATTTATTGAATTGActtgtattatttaattgtaattctccaattactttttttattgAAGGTTTTGACTTTAAGGGCAGTAAAGTGGTCCACCCTTATGTAATTCAACATGTATGCCTGCGCAATGATGgattaaatgtatttcaaaGGCGTGAAAGCCAAAAGGTAGCACAAAGTAGCACATTGTGGATGCACAATAAACATCAAGCATACTTCCATTTAGCTTAGCCTAGTGTTACGCAAATACAGCCTTCAAAATAATAGACCCTAAAGGATACAAAACACCACAAAGGTAGCAAAGGTTACAGCGACTCTATAAATACCGCACACTAATTGTCAAAGGCCTCAGGTCTTTTGTACCCTATGCAAATCAAACACAACCGCCACAATCTTGGGCAGTCGAGTGAAAGATCTCCGATAATTGCAATGCCTTCAAAGGCTAAACCCTTCCACATGGAACGCAATCTACAAGGAAAATGGGTCACCAGCCCAACATTCAgatttgcattaatttaaGCTCAATAAGCCCGACAAACAGCGGATGAAAGGCAAGCTCTATTCGCTTGAGAAGCAATCATAAACTTGTTCATCCCATATGGATTACACAAGTACAAAAGAGATGGGAGCAAAAAGTACAGTGAAGCAAGAGCgagtaataaaaaatgtacTGACCAACCGAACCCACAGCgtgaaaattataaaagtaGTTGAACATGACAGGCGCACGTCCAAAAGAATGAGCGAAATGATTAATGGACTGCCGCCATCTAGCGGTGGCAATTACTCACAGCAAAGAATGGCCGTTAGAGTGTGAAGCACAAAGTTAAAGTCAAAAACTACGAAAGAAAATTCccaaaaattatagaaaatgaaaaaaccaGATGACAAATTTTGAGCTTCCTCCTAGCAacataataaacttattattGCTTTGATTAGGCTTTAATTAATGTACTTTATCTCTAATTTAGCGTTAACTTTCTAGATGGAGAATTGTATTTCATAATGGAATGTTTAAAATCTTCAGAATAGCAATGACTTTAAAGTTCTTAGATTTATCGGTTTTCTAGGTAGGCTACCAGTTGGCATGTTGGggaaattgtaatttaaatttcttttttggaaaattgtctttaaaatttatttttcattaaaaaaaatgcgGCACTTACAAATACTGAAATACATTACCCCGCGGTATGCAATCAACACGGCATTTACCCAGCGATTAATGTCAAAATCTGATGGCAAGTCTTCTGGTACAGGATCAAAAGGTACATCGGGTGTAAAATACCTATAGAATGCCCATAGTACTGTTGACTCTTTACAGACGCGAAGTGTAAAGATACTAAAGATGCAAAACCTTCAGACGCGGTGAAGAAATTTCCTGAAGCAGCTAAGGCCTCCGATGCCGCAAATAAAGGTTAAGAATCGTAGCTTGTgaaattacatatataatatatagaaTTAAAAATGAGTGTTACTTCCGTATAGGGACAACGCCGAAAGCGGCTAAGGAGGCTACGCCACCGAAGGACGAAACAGCCATATCGGGTGGCTCAAAATGCCCGCCAAAAACGCCCCCTGCtgcagaaattaataaaaataaaaagaaacttCAATCATGTGATGATTTGTTACTTGGTAAAACTACTccaaagaagaagaaaccCCTAACAGCAATCCAAGGAGGTGACCTTGGCTGTCCTGGCAGGACTGGAAAGAAACCACGTGGGTATTGGCATACAAAGCAGGTTTTATAAAACTGATTGTGTATGTGTTTAGCAATTGTTGCGAAACACTCTAAGCTCTGGCAGAAAATCTCGCTTTTCGGAGTCCTGCCCATGGTAGCCATTCTCACCCTGTTGGTTTTTAGCACTCGATCGGAAGAGGAGCGTCTGGAGTTTAAGAACTATGAACATATGTACAGGCGGACAAAGCGATACTGGTTTAAGGATGGAAATCGCACCGCTTTCCACAATAGTCACTTTAATGCATTGCCTCCAGCAGGATATGAGGACGAAGTGGACGAGAGCGGCATTGGAAAGGATCCAGAGACGGAGAAGGATAAGAAGGCTCGACTGAAAGAATTTGACAAGGTCGTTAAGAACTGGCGCAAACACTCGTCCAAAAGAGATGCCCAGCTTAAAAAGGAGGCAGCCGCTGCTGAAAAAGAGGCTAGAAAACAAGAAGCGCAATAAACAATGGTTCCTCATGATTCCGtaaactttaaaaatgtgCATACAAAACTATTAACAAAAATCAACTTAAAGACGATCATTAATGATGATAATACccgttaaaaaaaattaaactgtACCATAATAAAAATTCCCAGTCTGGGACCGATGTTTAATATCTGCAATAAAAGTTGTGTTTTCCGAAGGGTATTTCACCCACAAAGGATACAAAATGTTTGATCAAGGgctgtatttaatattttgattatattttatttattttcactgCTATCCTTCGGACCCGATCAAGGGGGCTATCTGAAATTCAGTACCCTCGTCTTAATTGTGTCGCTATtcttttaaactttaattgaacCCGGAAGTGTTTTCGGGCTGCACAATCGTTCCCTGTTCGTTTGGCCCCATGAATGATTATCCTAGCCAAATGTGGGGCAGGTGGTCCGGTGGAGAGTCCTGATTTATCCTTGGCATGTCTCCCAGCTCGCCCAATCTGTGTGATAATCTGGTGTTGCAATCAGCGCCATATCTACGTACCATGCCACAAATGGCAGCCACTTTGTATTGCCTTTGTTTCCGGCCGTTTCGCCTTCCTTCCGCATTTCGGCCATTTGTTTTTCCTGTTGTTTTTCTTCTAatggttttcctttttgctgcGCTACGCTTCAATAACTTTTATCacttttaattggatttttcTTTATAGTCAACGCATGTCTTAGAGGACTAACACATGTTCAGATTGTAATTGTGTTAATGTCGTCGGGAGTGGGACCGTTTGCGTGGCCATGTCCTTATCCTTATGTTTTGTCGTTGTCCTGTGACATCGTGCTAATACCAGTTCCTCTATCCtacgcatgtgtgtgtatttgtatattgCGCCCACGCTTGATCAAATTTGCTTATATTTTGCCATCTTACTTTTTGATACAGCTTTCTTAATTGCTTCTTAATGCCCATGCCTTGAGGCCAAATACTGGCTCTTGCACTGATTTAAGCTTATTTTAAATCGGATTTGTAAAGAAGAATTTGCATGCTTAACTAATTTAAGAGCTAACTTTCTAAGGATGCACAAGATTAATTTTCTCCTACGGCTCAAGAAATTGAGAGTGCTAGTTGTTGGCTTTAATTATGCCAACATGAATCAAGGTGCTTTGCCTAAtagatatttataaataatttagaaaCTACTATTAGTTGTTGATTTAAATCACCTACATTAGAAATTAATTACTGTTTATAGAATAATAACCAATTCACCGATGGAATCAAGTAAATTGGCAAAATTAAACCCATTGCGAAACTATTCAATTCCTTTTGGCCCAAACTTATGTGCTTATCCGAAagccaagtccaagtccagaATATCGGAGCAACTTTCTCCGTTCCGGTCGTCGTTGACACGTAATTGACTTTGTCCGCACTTCCACGAGGACAATTTGCGCGCCACTTGCTCGGACCAATTAAACGCCATCGATGACCAATTGCAGTTGTCGCAAAATTGCTCGCGAAGATTGCCCTTCGTAATGACAGCAGATGTGTGCACATGGACACTGATGTGGATGTCGGTGTGGGTGTGGAAGTCGACGAGGACAGAAAGGAAGTTCAGCGGAGTGTAATCAATgcataattttaatgcaattcTTGAATGCAATTACTGGCGAATGCCCTTTTGCCTATAAAAGCCGGGGACTCGAATCCCTGAAAAAGCGCGTCCGTGATATGCAAAAG from Drosophila yakuba strain Tai18E2 chromosome 3L, Prin_Dyak_Tai18E2_2.1, whole genome shotgun sequence carries:
- the LOC6535005 gene encoding uncharacterized protein LOC6535005, whose translation is MRHLQILKYITPRYAINTAFTQRLMSKSDGKSSGTGSKDAKCKDTKDAKPSDAVKKFPEAAKASDAANKGTTPKAAKEATPPKDETAISGGSKCPPKTPPAAEINKNKKKLQSCDDLLLGKTTPKKKKPLTAIQGGDLGCPGRTGKKPPIVAKHSKLWQKISLFGVLPMVAILTLLVFSTRSEEERLEFKNYEHMYRRTKRYWFKDGNRTAFHNSHFNALPPAGYEDEVDESGIGKDPETEKDKKARLKEFDKVVKNWRKHSSKRDAQLKKEAAAAEKEARKQEAQ